In Malassezia vespertilionis chromosome 7, complete sequence, the following proteins share a genomic window:
- the URE1 gene encoding urease (MEROPS:MER0004801; EggNog:ENOG503NU8N; COG:F), whose product MHLLPRERDKLYLRAIGLLAQQRLSRGMRLNVTEAIALLSCVLHERIRDGTNTVAALMQHGKTILGFRHVMPGVAQILHDVMVEGTFLDGTFLVTLTDPICTPNGNLEAAMYGSGIPPPDSNLFPRLVGPEGPVPGEVIVDPKASPIVTFPEYSRVYARMTNTGDRAVQVGSHYPLLKVNRAMVFPRELVEGRKLDIAAGTAIRFEPGDSKQVVLVDTASRHNNAELKERVKQEIQLEKPALFTMSREQYASMYGPTVGDRVRLADTDLWAVVEKDFAVYGDECCFGGGKVLRDGMGQATGWPSRYVLDTVVTNALIIDYTGIVKADIGIKDGYIVGIGKAGNPDTMTGVTPRMVVGSCTEVIAGEGMIVTAGALDSHTHFLSMDMVEEALGSGTTTLIGGGTGPSAGSRATTCTPGPWHIRTMFHATDTMPINVLLTGKGNDSSPAPLIEQVAAGCGGLKVHEDWGATLDVVNTCLEVCDTYDIQCTIHTDSLNECAFVEDTIRAFNGRSIHTYHSEGAGGGHAPDLIRVCSEPNVLPSSTNPTRPYAVNTLDEHLDMLMVCHHLSKNIAEDVAFADSRIRAETIAAEDVLQDLGAISMMSSDSQAMGHVGEVISRTWRTAHKMKVERGPLRTKTLERDTQIRDNERIKRYVAKYTINPAISHGISHVIGSVEVGKLADLVLYRPDNFGTRPEMIIKGGQIAMANIGDNNGSIPTVQPIYLRRTWGFQPGCAARNSVNFVSKASMPTMATYGIQKHCIPVEGCRKLTKQDMKLNTALPTIEVDPETYDVYADGHLLSMLPATELAMTQGACVF is encoded by the coding sequence ATGCATTTACTGCCGCGTGAGCGCGATAAACTAtacttgcgcgccattgggctgcttgcgcagcagcgactGTCGCGCGGGATGCGACTCAACGTAACAGAGGCCATTGCACTTTTGTCGTGTGTGCTTCATGAGCGCATTCGCGACGGGACCAACACAGTCGCCGCCCTTatgcagcacggcaaaACCATCCTTGGGTTCCGGCACGTCATGCCTGGTGTCGCACAGATCCTGCACGATGTCATGGTCGAAGGCACCTTCTTGGATGGCACATTCCTGGTCACGCTCACCGATCCGATCTGCACGCCAAACGGAAACTTGGAGGCGGCCATGTACGGCTCCGGCATCCCTCCCCCGGACTCGAACCTGTTTCCCCGGCTCGTCGGCCCCGAAGGCCCCGTACCTGGCGAGGTGATTGTTGATCCCAAGGCGAGTCCCATTGTTACATTTCCCGAGTACTCGCGCGTATACGCAAGAATGACCAACACGGGcgaccgcgccgtgcaagtcGGCTCGCACTACCCGCTCTTGAAAGTGaaccgcgccatggtgtTTCCACGCGAGCTTGTAGAAGGGCGCAAGCTTGACATTGCCGCTGGCACCGCGATCCGATTTGAGCCAGGCGACTCGAAACAGGTCGTGCTGGTGGATACGGCCTCCCGGCACAATAACGCGGAGCTTAAAGAGCGCGTGAAGCAAGAGATCCAGCTGGAGAAGCCTGCGCTCTTTACCATGTCCCGCGAACAGTATGCATCCATGTACGGCCCCACGGTCGGCGATCGCGTGCGCCTTGCAGACACGGATCTGTGGGCGGTGGTGGAAAAAGACTTTGCCGTTTACGGCGACGAGTGCTGTTTCGGCGGCGGAAAAGTCCTGCGCGACGGGATGGGCCAGGCGACGGGATGGCCGTCGCGCTACGTGCTGGATACGGTGGTGACCAATGCACTGATCATTGACTACACAGGGATTGTCAAGGCCGATATTGGCATCAAGGACGGGTACATTGTGGGCATCGGCAAAGCTGGCAATCCAGACACGATGACGGGCGTCACGCCCAGGATGGTGGTGGGTTCCTGCACCGAGGTAATCGCCGGCGAGGGCATGATTGTCACCGCTGGCGCACTCGACTCCCACACGCACTTTTTGTCTATGGACATGGTCGaagaggcgctcggcagcggTACAACAACCCTcattggcggcggcacaggcCCCTCGgctggatcgcgcgcgactACTTGCACGCCTGGCCCCTGGCACATCCGTACCATGTTCCACGCCACCGACACGATGCCAATCAATGTTCTCCTCACCGGAAAAGGCAACGACTCGAGCCCCGCACCACTCATCGAGCAAGTCGCCGCGGGATGTGGCGGCCTGAAAGTGCACGAAGATTGGGGCGCGACGCTGGATGTGGTTAATACTTGCCTAGAGGTGTGCGATACATACGATATTCAGTGCACGATCCACACCGACTCGCTGAATGAGTGTGCGTTTGTCGAAGATACAATCCGGGCATTCAATGGGCGCTCCATTCACACGTACCATTCCGAaggcgctggcggcggccACGCTCCTGATCTGATCCGTGTATGCAGCGAGCCGAACGTGCTGCCTTCGTCGACAAATCCGACGCGCCCATACGCAGTCAAcacgctggacgagcaTCTGGACATGCTGATGGTGTGCCACCACTTGTCTAAAAATATTGCCGAAGACGTAGCCTTTGCAGACTCGCGCATCCGCGCCGAGACGATCGCCGCCGAggatgtgctgcaggaTTTGGGCGCGATTAGCATGATGAGCTCTGATTCGCAGGCCATGGGGCACGTTGGTGAGGTCATCtcgcgcacttggcgcactgCTCACAAGATGAAGGTCGAACGCGGCCCTTTGCGCACCAAaacgctcgagcgcgacacaCAAATTCGAGATAATgagcgcatcaagcgcTACGTGGCAAAGTATACTATTAACCCCGCCATTTCGCACGGTATTAGCCACGTTATTGGGTCTGTGGAGGTGGGAAAGCTCGCTGATCTGGTCCTGTACCGCCCGGACAACTTTGGCACGCGCCCGGAAATGATTATCAAGGGAGGACAAATTGCCATGGCCAACATTGGCGACAACAACGGAAGTATCCCGACTGTACAGCCCATCtatttgcgccgcacctgGGGCTTCCAGCccggctgcgccgcccgcaaCAGCGTCAACTTTGTGAGCAAGGCCAGTATGCCGACTATGGCCACCTATGGGATCCAGAAGCACTGCATTCCTGTCGAGGGGTGCCGCAAGCTTACAAAACAGGACATGAAACTGAACACCGCATTGCCTACGATCGAAGTTGACCCAGAGACGTACGACGTATACGCAGACGGCCATCTCTTGTCGATGCTACCGGCTACAGAACTTGCAATGACacaaggcgcttgcgttttTTAA
- a CDS encoding protein disulfide-isomerase (COG:O; EggNog:ENOG503NY0R; SECRETED:SignalP(1-21)): MMLRASGLICVALLGAVLVHASNVLDLTKTTAFDAVVGKEVGALVEYFAPWCGHCKNLAPEYEKVADSFASKSNKVVIGKVDADSNRELGSRAGVKGFPTILFYPAQSTDPVEYRGARTAEAIADFVTQQSKVRSKMAPSEPSAVVEVTADDFDAIVMDPKKDVLVEFYAPWCGYCKKLAPIYESMAQVFRRDSNCVVAKIDMDNEDNAAVRKRFQIKSFPTLLFFPAGSDDKWPRPYIKERTEEDFIAFMNEKCFTFRNKDGTLGSLAGRLPSLDGLASRFYHAAADARDTLVQDAKRFAGELTEKEMSPAKDEAARYYLRVMERASRDGLEYVKRESERISKIIAKHTAGTTQLAGEKLDQLQRKANVLSAFLNKRIADSIDRAVKSAEAEKAQQTAAETHEEL, encoded by the coding sequence ATGATGCTGCGGGCGAGTGGTTTGATTTGCGTGGCACTGCTGGGCGCCGTACTTGTTCACGCATCGAATGTGCTGGATTTGACAAAGACGACTGCGTTCGATGCTGTCGTAGGCAAAGAGGTCGGTGCGCTGGTTGAGTACTTTGCGCCTTGGTGCGGCCACTGCAAGAACCTCGCGCCGGAATACGAAAAGGTGGCCGACTCATTTGCCTCGAAAAGCAACAAGGTTGTGATTGGAAAGGTAGATGCTGACTCGAATCGCGAGCTTGGTTCGCGCGCGGGCGTCAAGGGGTTCCCGACGATTCTTTTTTACCCTGCGCAATCCACCGACCCGGTGGAATACCGCGGCGCCCGCACTGCCGAGGCAATCGCCGATTTTGTGACACAGCAAAGCAAGGTGCGCTCAAAGATGGCACCGTCCGAGCCGTCCGCAGTGGTCGAGGTGACCGCGGACGACTTTGACGCGATCGTCATGGATCCCAAGAAAGATGTACTCGTCGAGTTTTACGCTCCTTGGTGCGGATACTGCAAAAAGCTCGCGCCGATTTACGAATCTATGGCTCAGGTCTTCCGCCGTGACAGCAACTGCGTAGTTGCCAAGATCGATATGGACAATGAGGACAACGCAGCTGTGCGCAAGCGGTTCCAGATCAAGTCGTTCCCCACCCTGCTCTTCTTTCCCGCAGGCTCTGACGACAAATGGCCGCGCCCTTACATCAAGGAACGCACCGAAGAGGACTTTATTGCTTTTATGAACGAAAAGTGCTTTACCTTCCGCAACAAGGACGGTACACTGGGCAGCCTCGCCGGGCGTCTGCCATCGCTTGATGGCCTTGCTTCGCGCTTCTaccacgccgctgcagacgcgcgcgatacaCTTGTCCAGGACGCGAAGCGCTTCGCCGGCGAGCTGACGGAAAAGGAGATGTCGCCGGCCAAGGACGAAGCCGCGCGGTACTATTTGCGCGTAATGGAACGTGCTTCACGGGACGGTCTCGAGTACGTCAAGCGCGAGAGCGAGCGGATCAGCAAGATTATTGCCAAGCACACGGCGGGCACAACGCAGCTTGCGGGCGAAAAGTTGGACCAGCTTCAGCGCAAGGCAAATGTGCTGAGCGCATTCCTCAACAAACGCATTGCCGATAGTATTGACCGGGCCGTCAAGTCTGCCGAGGCCGAAAAGGCACAGCAGACCGCAGCGGAAACGCACGAGGAGCTCTAA
- the LCB4 gene encoding sphingosine kinase (EggNog:ENOG503NVE8; COG:I; COG:T) — translation MQPREGAALHATVHDLGAQLVLQEDTLRITLESVSGDWLHVPVELVLDASVAIHADACVLTLNMLAPKQHTHSMLSCFGKRKVKVTHVLTRAQWRERGSDPTVARLFSLKIKANVPVASHAAALAWCKSLLGHAYKDVKQGRNALVICNPKGGQGRGESLCKAHVEPLLQAARCTVTTYMTQKRHDAFEYVYHADLSSYQVLVCVGGDGTAHEIVNAASARPDASDALQIPLAVIPTGSGNGMYVSIHGVGTGFNVPLACLSAIKGRPHAQQLCTVTQATSLYASAPNVPYPMVQTAANGESYVQFYSFLSQAIGLMADVDLGTEAFRWIGDLRFALGYVVGAIRNRRCDIDVDVVFGRDGGPFTEPFEAPKGAFDAQEGEAHTLRYNSILDPIPEPKPVLDWHECTTMPREHEMEVWTRIKAAVSSLYSGKMPYVARSLKAFPYAHPADGYLDVLIQTQNSSVVEKISATAHGERGKHIHDNNISYFKVRALRVTPHRVHDNAQHYLSIDGEMMPYGPFQVEISPLFLRVLTLSDGEWHAPIHGPHGKDI, via the coding sequence ATGCAGCCACGGGAGGGAGCGGCGCTACATGCGACCGTGCATgacctcggcgcgcagctggtgTTGCAGGAGGATACGCTGCGCATTACACTTGAGTCTGTCAGCGGCGACTGGCTGCATGTTCCAGTGGAGCTCGTTCTCGATGCTAGCGTCGCAATCCACGCAGATGCATGTGTCTTGACGCTGAACATGCTTGCGCCAaagcagcacacgcactcGATGCTGTCGTGctttggcaagcgcaaggtaAAAGTAACGCATGTGCTTACGCGTGCTCAATGGCGAGAGCGAGGCAGCGACCCcaccgtcgcgcgccttttttcGCTCAAAATCAAAGCAAACGTACCCGTAGCATCgcatgccgcggcgctcgcgtgGTGCAAATCCTTGCTGGGACACGCATACAAGGATGTAAAACAAGGCCGTAATGCATTGGTAATTTGCAATCCAAAGGGGGGGCAAGGCCGCGGCGAGTCTCtgtgcaaagcgcacgTCGAGCCGCTCTTGCAAGCGGCCAGATGCACCGTCACCACCTACATGACCCAAAAAAGACACGACGCATTTGAGTACGTGTACCACGCAGACCTTTCATCGTACCAAGTGCTTGTATGTGTTGGCGGGGACGGCACGGCACATGAAATCGTGAACGCTGCGTCGGCACGTCCcgacgcaagcgacgcgctgcagatTCCATTGGCAGTGATCCCGACCGGGAGCGGAAACGGGATGTATGTTAGTATTCACGGTGTTGGCACTGGGTTCAACGTCCCGCTCGCGTGCCTTAGTGCGATCAAAGGCCGGCCGCACGCCCAGCAGCTCTGCACGGTGACACAAGCTACGTCGTTGTATGCCTCTGCGCCTAACGTGCCGTATCCCATGGTGCAAACTGCTGCAAACGGCGAATCCTACGTGCAGTTCTACTCTTTTCTCTCCCAGGCAATCGGGCTTATGGCCGACGTCGATCTCGGCACGGAGGCATTCCGGTGGATCGGCGACTTGCGGTTCGCACTTGGGTACGTCGTCGGCGCCATTCGGAACAGGCGGTGCGATATCGACGTGGACGTGGTTTTtgggcgcgacggcggccCTTTCACCGAGCCGTTCGAGGCGCCCAAAGGGGCATTCGATGCACAAGAGGGCGAGGCGCACACACTGCGCTACAACTCCATCCTGGACCCCATCCCGGAGCCAAAGCCGGTCTTGGACTGGCACGAGTGCACCACCATGCCACGCGAACACGAAATGGAGGTATGGACACGGATCAAGGCTGCAGTCTCGAGTCTGTATTCGGGCAAGATGCCgtacgtcgcgcgctcgcTCAAGGCGTTCCCTTATGCACACCCCGCCGACGGCTACTTGGATGTGCTGATCCAGACGCAAAACTCGAGCGTGGTGGAGAAGATTAGCGCaacggcgcacggcgaacGGGGCAAGCATATACACGATAACAACATCTCCTATTTTAAagtgcgcgctttgcgcgtaACGCCGCACAGAGTCCACGACAATGCTCAACACTACCTGAGTATTGACGGCGAAATGATGCCCTACGGTCCGTTCCAGGTAGAAATCTCTCCACTTTTCCTCCGTGTCTTGACACTCTCGGATGGCGAatggcacgcgccgatTCACGGGCCCCATGGCAAGGACATATAG
- the TAP42 gene encoding Type 2A phosphatase-associated protein 42 (EggNog:ENOG503NYBK; BUSCO:EOG092648LP; COG:T), translating to MAIAAYIGFYYTWVPVGAVSKDIYFHQTYVACPTDRSENGPYTCSVLLDAGPEDLLAWQNDVVHPLFHRDHQYDVSLELTVAAENHVDELPVLAADLWLKSGEEETLYHAYRTALLIPEPRIVRWLARAMRTIKRPFRHEPFAPTQMLRFPLLAGVVPWSTGIITPQGETYARPVRGYMASHAQVRIQNSYGKNTVQVQQAALRFDARLTGAVYVFAESPMSETHGESLTELLDEAFRLASLHSPSNTDDSSQKALRHLGDAARMADALAVISENDCLWEISTRSLRVFLIPSLQTELESNLRPKPDGDRMMQRRKQVEAALGAGRLFFASVQRHKALPHAVAMMTRQQVLNSEKENTGNRPDPGERRHLKIQLLQLERQVKQYLDAFRTEFRNAQQKRDPQSSQVPPASNDPFYDLLILSGSVNDDDDDDEIDQVDITKSPTYETRQPRNLREYLLMLIVLHAIRTSSTMETAQQELELLRMVPQDDARAEKQPLHESEWRLDSRWFAGKSGGPLLGEQGKPLRPFVITGSSAGGGAAQQAPGDQRSQLREAVFRPSHRLPTMSIDQYLEEERRRGNIIESDASRGQDSTPRERRTELAELDGTRAGEEAEEAARREAIHWDTYTETHMRGAGNTMNRG from the exons ATGGCGATTGCTGCGTACATCGGCTTTTACTACACTTGGGTCCCTGTGGGAGCTGTATCCAAAGACATCTATTTCCATCAAACGTACGTGGCTTGTCCCACTGACCGCAGCGAAAATGGCCCTTATACATGCTCGGTGCTGCTAGATGCGGGCCCTGAGGACTTGCTCGCCTGGCAGAACGACGTCGTCCATCCGCTCTTTCACCGGGATCACCAGTACGACGTATCGCTGGAACTGACCGTGGCTGCGGAGAACCATGTCGACGAGCTGCCGGTGCTGGCAGCAGATCTGTGGCTGAAAAGCGGCGAGGAGGAGACGCTGTACCATGCATATCGTACAGCACTCCTGATCcccgagccgcgcatcgtgcgctgGCTTGCAagagcgatgcgcacgatCAAGCGCCCTTTTCGTCACGAGCCTTTTGCTCCGACGCAGATGCTGCGGTTCCCGCTACTGGCAGGGGTTGTACCGTGGTCGACAGGGATCATCACACCGCAAGGCGAGACCTATGCAAGACCCGTGCGTGGCTACATGGCTTCCCATGCACAAGTACGGATCCAAAACAGCTACGGAAAAAATAcggtgcaggtgcagcaAGCCGCACTGCGTTTTGACGCGCGCCTTACCGGGGCTGTGTACGTTTTCGC GGAGAGCC CCATGTCGGAAACGCACGGCGAGTCGCTTACGGAActgctggacgaggcaTTCCGTCTCGCATCACTGCATAGCCCATCTAACACCGATGATTCGTCTCAAAAAGCACTCCGCCACCTCGGTGACGCGGCACGCATGGCCGACGCACTCGCGGTAATTAGCGAAAACGACTGCTTGTGGGAGATTTCcacgcgctctttgcgcgtgTTTCTCATCCCAAGTCTGCAGACCGAGCTTGAATCAAACTTACGGCCTAAACCGGATGGCGATAGGATGATGCAGCGGCGGAAGCAGGTGGAAGCAGCGCTCGGTGCCGGTCGCCTCTTCTTTGCTTCTGTGCAGCGTCACAAGGCGTTGCCACACGCTGTTGCAATGATGACGCGGCAGCAGGTCCTGAATAGCGAAAAAGAAAACACTGGAAATCGCCCTGATCCGGGCGAGCGCAGGCACCTCAAGatccagctgctgcagctggagcgccaAGTCAAGCAGTACTTGGATGCGTTCCGCACCGAGTTCCGAAATGCGCAACAGAAACGCGACCCGCAAAGCTCGCAAGTGCCGCCAGCAAGCAATGATCCATTCTACGACCTGCTAATTCTATCTGGCAGTGTGaatgacgacgacgacgacgacgaaatAGACCAAGTCGACATTACCAAAAGCCCGACGTACGAAACGCGGCAGCCGCGCAACTTGCGCGAATACTTACTGATGCTCATTGTTTTGCATGCGATCCGTACCTCGTCCACGATGGAAACTGCACAGCAGGAACTGGAGCTCTTGCGCATGGTGCCGcaggacgatgcgcgcgcggaaaagcaGCCATTGCACGAGTCTGAGTGGCGTCTCGACTCGCGCTGGTTTGCAGGAAAGAGCGGCGGGCCGCTCCTTGGCGAGCAAGGCAAGCCACTCCGGCCATTCGTGATTACGGGAAGCAGCGCCGGTGGTGGGGCGGCGCAACAAGCACCTGGTGATCAGCGCTCGCAACTCAGAGAAGCGGTATTCCGCCCATCGCACCGCCTCCCGACCATGTCGATCGACCAGTACCTGGAAGAagagcgcaggcgcggcaaCATTATAGAAAGCGATGCTTCACGCGGCCAAGATTCCACaccgcgcgagcgccgcacagagcttgccgagctggatGGAACGCGCGCCGGGGAAGAGGCGgaagaagcggcgcgccgcgaagcgaTCCACTGGGATACATATACAGAGACGcacatgcgcggcgctggaaataCCATGAACCGTGGCTGA
- the ryh1 gene encoding GTPase Ryh1 (COG:U; EggNog:ENOG503NYN5; BUSCO:EOG09264JHE) — MATNVAAAANEYASSMRKFKLVFLGEQSVGKTSLITRFMYDTFDANYQATIGIDFLSKTMYLDDRTVRLQLWDTAGQERFRSLIPSYIRDSSVAIVVYDVTSRDSFKSTSKWVEDVRAERGNEVIIALVGNKTDLGDKRYVSGTINNSEVSSEEGEQRAKEYNNVMFIETSAKAGHNVKNLFKKIAHALPGVEEQAADGAAHQTIDVSAQVPEEKSSCQC, encoded by the coding sequence ATGGCGACCAACGTCGCGGCAGCTGCAAACGAGTATGCGAGCTCAATGCGCAAGTTCAAGCTCGTATTTCTTGGCGAGCAATCGGTAGGAAAGACCTCGTTGATTACGCGGTTCATGTACGATACGTTTGATGCAAACTACCAGGCAACAATTGGCATCGATTTCTTGTCCAAGACCATGTACCTGGACGACAGGACGGTGCGTTTGCAGCTCTGGGATACGGCAGGACAGGAGCGGTTTCGGTCTTTGATTCCCTCATACATTCGCGACTCCTCCGTTGCGATCGTCGTGTATGATGTCACAAGCCGCGACTCGTTCAAGTCTACGTCAAAGTGGGTTGAGGatgtgcgtgcagagcgTGGGAACGAGGTCATTATTGCACTCGTTGGGAACAAGACAGATCTGGGCGATAAGCGGTACGTGTCCGGCACAATTAACAACAGTGAGGTATCCTCGGAAGAAGGCGaacagcgcgcaaaggAGTACAACAATGTCATGTTTATCGAAACCTCGGCCAAGGCGGGCCACAATGTCAAGAATTTGTTCAAAAAGattgcgcatgcgcttccTGGTGTGGAAGAGCAGGCTGCGGACGGTGCTGCCCACCAGACGATCGACGTCTCCGCGCAAGTACCCGAGGAGAAATCGTCCTGTCAATGTTAA
- the gpi1 gene encoding pig-Q (COG:M; COG:O; TransMembrane:7 (n6-17c22/23o262-281i293-316o336-355i362-380o436-459i505-526o532-556i); SECRETED:SignalP(1-22); EggNog:ENOG503NXZC) translates to MPDPRFVVAAVLVLVLVCGVKCASQWKSTAEVKWADDHAAYMMSHPVLGTALRLPEYKPEPRATSPEPRACMCKYVRIYWPCGERPVQDQGVVYGWCISNVPHELIFVAAGLSPGRHVRSLHGAQSAAPIGTWSTQSLPHAEAPKAHSFHAVLAKEHAFAPQLNWYVRIHTDPRIHAGQFAPNCHVAILLFPRPNAAKLQWLPCNDVPSQAPTKLEQFIAMDPKRGAEMATPKAMQPGAGFCAAVRYINMSSYAWTQHAHSYVWIGTAPSAPHIALLHRAALYGRIRFRIQSVLAWLAYWQLYASVLSAIAAGNVANIEQLVPAAARAAARAWNMLGLYVLDMAAGYIASAALCTNMASVQAYIASLLALIAAPQLRQVFDWLAHWPLGIKLNTELAMFIRDTMVSVCETHTRYILAPFQARTTTFLHLSAWVSRYLGLSVMLAMWLDILWALTAHIFVMHTVLRHVYHFCTRSAGALFDMFQGKKRNALHGGRLDEAQYEVDQLCLGTILFTMVVFLFPTVLLFYMTSALIQLFSLLLHGGIATWIGVQSALPLYELVVRLCNPMYLPATFVFRPRKAHTHFFASVYQLECVPVSLFAILAPLLQACSPYFALPRLCSAVLRGDPWPSLDCK, encoded by the coding sequence atgccggATCCGCGATTTGTGGTCGCAGCGGTGCTGGTGTTGGTGCTGGTATGCGGCGTAAAATGCGCGTCGCAGTGGAAGAGTACGGCGGAAGTGAAATGGGCCGATGATCATGCCGCTTATATGATGTCGCACCCCGTACTGGGCACAGCACTTCGACTCCCAGAATACAAGCCGGAGCCGCGCGCTACATCTCCAGAgccgcgtgcatgcatGTGCAAGTACGTGCGCATCTACTGGCCATGCGGAGAAAGGCCTGTACAGGACCAGGGCGTGGTGTACGGCTGGTGTATTTCGAATGTACCGCACGAGCTCATTTTTGTGGCCGCGGGCCTTAGCCCTGGCAGACATGTGCGGTCATTGCACGGTGCGCAGAGTGCTGCACCCATTGGCACATGGTCCACTCAATCACTGCCGCATGCAGAGGCACCCAAGGCGCATTCGTTTCACGCAGTGTTGGCAAAAGAGCATGCATTTGCACCGCAACTAAATTGGTACGTGCGCATACACACTGACCCTAGGATCCATGCAGGCCAATTCGCACCCAACTGCCATGTTGCCATACTGCTATTTCCCCGGCCAAACGCTGCAAAGCTGCAGTGGCTGCCATGTAACGACGTGCCGAGCCAAGCGCCTACAAAACTCGAGCAGTTTATCGCCATGGATCCAAAACGCGGTGCAGAGATGGCCACGCCGAAAGCGATGCAGCCCGGTGCCGGATTTTGTGCCGCGGTGCGGTACATAAACATGTCGTCTTATGCATGGACGCAGCATGCACATTCTTACGTATGGATAGGGACGGCGCCGAGTGCGCCACACATCGCCTTGCTGCACAGAGCAGCGCTGTATGGCCGCATTCGATTTCGTATACAGTCAGTGCTCGCATGGCTTGCGTATTGGCAGCTGTATGCGAGTGTACTTTCGGCGATTGCCGCGGGCAATGTCGCGAacatcgagcagcttgtcccagcggcagcgcgagcagcggcgcgagcgtggAATATGCTTGGTCTGTACGTGCTTGATATGGCCGCAGGGTACATTGCGAGCGCTGCTCTTTGTACAAACATGGCGTCCGTACAAGCATACATCGCTTCTTTGCTTGCGCTgatcgcagcgccgcagctgcggcaAGTGTTTGATTGGCTTGCGCACTGGCCGCTCGGGATCAAGCTCAATACGGAGCTCGCCATGTTCATTCGCGATACGATGGTGAGTGTATGCGAGACACATACGCGCTATATCCTCGCGCCTTTCCAAGCGCGTACCACGACTTTTCTGCACCTATCCGCATGGGTTAGCAGATACTTGGGTCTCTCGGTCATGCTTGCCATGTGGCTCGATATCTTGTGGGCACTCACTGCACACATTTTTGTCATGCACACGGTGCTCCGTCACGTATACCACTTCTGTACACGCAGCGCGGGTGCATTGTTTGACATGTTCCAAGGCAAGAAAAGAAATGCACTGCACGGCGGCCGACTCGACGAAGCGCAATACGAGGTTGACCAGCTGTGCTTGGGCACGATTTTGTTTACCATGGTCGTGTTCCTCTTTCCCACAGTGCTTCTATTCTACATGACCTCTGCGCTTATCCAGTTATTCAGCCTCCTACTTCACGGTGGGATCGCGACGTGGATAGGAGTGCAAAGTGCGCTGCCTCTCTACGAGCTTGTTGTGCGACTGTGCAATCCCATGTACCTCCCCGCAACATTTGTTTTCCGTCCCCGCAAGGCGCACACACACTTTTTTGCGTCCGTCTACCAACTAGAATGCGTGCCTGTGTCGCTCTTTGCGATTCTCGCGCCTCTCTTGCAAGCGTGCAGTCCGTACTTTGCGCTCCCGCGCCTTTGCTCTGCTGTACTGCGTGGTGATCCATGGCCGTCGCTAGACTGTAAATAG